The Gossypium hirsutum isolate 1008001.06 chromosome D07, Gossypium_hirsutum_v2.1, whole genome shotgun sequence genome includes the window AAAGAGCATAGAATTTTTTCTACCATTTTAACATCCTGCATATTTTCTTCATAAGTTGCATCTTGTTGTTCACTGTCATGACCTTTGAGAATTACTCTATCACTCAGTCATCATTCCTCAtctcaaacatttcaaattctcTGTGGAGAGATTGAAGATAAGATCTTTTGACCTTTGCATTTCCttcatattttttctttatgGTATCCTATATTTCTTTGGAAGTATTCTTGTTGAGAATGGTTTGTCTCATCATTATTCTTTCTTTGTGTATTTAACTAAGGTGCTTTTCTTTCTAGTTCGACATAGTCAGGATTCACCTCCTAATATTCCTTAGAATGTAGAAAATTTTCCTTTAATATGCTCCAATAATCATAGTGACCGGTGAGGAATAGTTGGTTGTATAAAGTTGTCAGAATTCATCTTTTGAGTCATCTTCTATGTTGTTGCTAGAATTTCTCAAGCCCTGAGGGGGTTCTAATACCAAATTGTTGGGAACTTTGATCTAATACGAGACACAAGAACACAAGTAAACAATAAGATAGACTTTTAATGACTTGAGTTTTACTGATGATGACCTTGGCTTATATAGTCACACAATAAGATCTTAATAGAGAATAAAAACCACacactcaaatcaaatcaaagATAAGAGATAATAGTAACATAGAATAATTCAAATACCAATATCCCTGAAGAATATGAACTTATTCTAACAATAAGTTCTGCAAAAGACTCTTTTATAAATTTCGCTTTTCTCTACTAGTCAGAACAACTGGTGGTAACCCAAATCTAGACACTCGGGTGTTCCTTGAGGTTTGATCcaaataaattctaatttcgaGCCTCATTGGCCAAGTAAGCAAGGCTTTTAGACGATTGTGAAAATGGCCGACGAGGGTTCTTTTAGCTTCGTTGTGGAGTTTGATACCAATTTTATCCCTTCACTTGATGACATCAATGGTAATCATGTTAGCGTTTATGTTAACTCCGCTGTTTCTTTGGCTGCGATTGATGTTTTGTCAAAAGGGTTTTGATCTTCAAAGAGTGAAAATGATATCAACTTTGATTGAGTATGGGATTAAGAGAAATTGATTCAAGTATGGCTTAGTTATTTATCAAGTAAGCCTCTAAGTCCTCTTCATGGTGCCCAAATAGGCTTTTCCAAGAAATTTAAGGAATATATGCATAATAGTTGCTCAAACAGTAGACCCTGCACTTATCCTTCGGCACCGATCAAAACATGGTCTAGCTCTCTGTCTTTGCCAACCATGTGTATTGCTTTAGCTGCCCATTGACATTGACCTAAAACCTCATTAAAAATGGTTCGAAATTATTGTCTAACGATCTTTCTGTGTACCCAAATGACATAGTCGGCAAGTATAGGTCAAAGAAATGGAAGTTGTAAATGTAAGGGATTGTCATTTGTGGGACATCGACGAAAGCTTTCTCGGTGATTTATCCTTAAAGAGAAAAGCCATGGTGATATGGATCAAACGAACTCTTCCTTGAAGTTAAAGGTTGTTAGGCGATTAAGTTCATACCCGACAACCACGTATCCGTCAAATAATCGAAGCTTTCCATTTGAGGAATACAAAACGAGATTCACAGTCTCTAAAAGAACGAACCTTTTTGCTTTTTCACTGTTGTTGCTTTGCCAAACGGTTGACTCCGACGATTCCTTCACCACCAATTGCCCTGTTCCGGTGATTTCCAGTGAAGATCcgatgatattttttttatgtgtttttcACAATTCGCAACCAAAACCCTAGTTTGTGAAAAGAAAGAGGTAAAACCTATATTACATTGATTGATGACTGTGCTTTTTGTTAGTGATTAACGGAATTTTTAATGGGAGGATTACTTTGcacaattatcttaattagagtgattaaattaagaaaaaatttaagtgactaaaatagaaCAAATCCTATTTTAGAGTGACCAtgagtataatatttaattttaacaatCAAATGAATTTGGATCATAAGCTTCGTGGGTTGTTTTCAAGTTTTGGTTTAATGGATCGAAAAATCAGCTCAGCCTTTGAGCTAACCCACGACGTTAGCGATCTATTCATTTTCTAATTGTAAGCCTATATTTTTGTTGAATTGACCCTTCTTTAAAGCACCTGAATTTCAGCTCAGACACCACAGTCATTgtatgaaatcatcaattatgaccTATGGGTTATGTTCACTGATTGGCGACATTTGGGCCATTCGGCTGTAGATTTTGGTTGGGGAGGTCCCATGACAGTGTTGCCACTTTCAACCAATTTCCTTGGGAGTATGGAGCCATGCTTTTTCCTGCCTTATGCTTCATCGAATACAGGGAAGAATAAAGGATTTAAAGTGTTGGTGAGCTTGAGTGAGAGTGCCATAGCTGATTTTAGAGAAGAGATGGAGAAATTTAGTAGGAAAGAATTTAGTAAACTTTGAGCTGTTTCCAGATATCTGAATCCTGCTAGCAGAGCTGTCTTGTTGCTAATTtggctaataataataataataataatttgtccTTGTTCTAATTGTATGAAGGAAGAGTAAAACAAAGGGAAGATTGACATGAATGAACAGTCTCGTTTATAATTTATGATGGACTATTTACTTTTCGAGTTGCCATTGATGCACAAGTTACGTTGACTAAATTTTTTCTATGATGCGTAGTTTGATTATTTGTCCACAAGTCCAGGAAACTTGAACTTGGGACTCTGTTCCAGGAAAGCAGGTGGTCGCTGGTAGACAACTGAAGCAGCTCTTATCAAAATACCTGCAGTTAAACCCCATATTAAATACCTCTTATTCTCGATTTCATAGTCGAAGAAGTGAAGAAGATACTTTTCTCCCATCCATTCTCTCTCTTCTGCGCTTCGATTTTCATCCTGAACCCAGCAATTCATTCATACAACGGattaaaaaagagagtaaaacaaGTATGTGAGTAGGAGTTGGAAGAGACAAACCTTAATGAACATTTCCAGTGGAGCATCGAATACTGCATCCACTTCAGCAGGATTCGGAGTAGGCTTGAATGCCTTTCTGTCATTAAGTACACCGATAACAGGAACTACTCTTAGGAGATGCTGCATGGAAAACCAATAAGTTTTAAACAAGCTGAAAGCCAATACAGTATTCGGCACGAATTTCAGCTATACTGTGTACCTTGCTATGCACTGTAAGCCAAAAGATTGAGAAAGGTACATTACATTATATTTTATAACCAAAATATCTAAACACAACTCATCATTCTAACATTTCCATCACAAGGTCCATGTCCTGTTGATAGTTGTCAGATCAAACTTCAAGATTATATCAATATTGATTTTCAAACAAAAAGTACCCAATTCTAGTATTCTCCATATAGAACTTGTTCATTAATCCatcttaacatatatatataatatatatataaaccatgtCCATATAGtttttaatgacattttaaaTAACAATGGGGACAATTAAACAAGCTGAAACATGTTCAACATTTTATATTGAAACACTCATGTGTAAAAAAAGGAGGATCTTTAGATCAATAGCACGCAGTACTCAACATATTATTCATCTACATAGCAAGTAACTAGCATTATACATAGACATAACAGTCCACATCAACAAACATACATGTACAATTGtctattttaaggtaaaacaAAGTATATATGCTTAAAGATTATTAGTCCAATCCAAGGACCACAAAAGTCATTTCTCAGTCAACTGGTTCATGTAGAAGaattcagattatttcatatcaTTCACAGAAAGAACCAGCAACAGTCAATCTCACATTTCGATAGCACCTTATAGGATTATACAACTTAGGTTGGAAGAGCAATTTCAATTACTTGATAATGAGAAGAGCTATTAAATAACCATGATAGAAATCATGCTTGGATCAGGTAGGTAGCTCATATAAACTAAATCACACCTTTCGTTATTCCAGTGTACCAGCTTTCACTCTCTTCTAagggttttctttttgttttctttctgtaAAGTTTATAGCATTAGTACCAGTTATCCCCATCTTGTGTCACCCCTTGCAAAACACAGCCAtgagtttcacatttttacagaTAGAGAAGGTCTCCGAagggaaactcagagaattttagAGTAGGCATAGACAAACAGATTATCCATTCATGATGCCAAGTGATAAATTTGCTGTACACCTAACAGTTATCTCACATTACATAGACTCTTCTTTGATTTTGTGCTAAGTTTTTGATATCAAGCTTAAAACATAGACGCCCACAATACCCTCCAACAAGAAATTAATTCTAAACTTCCAACAATATTACTATAGATATATAGAATAGAAAATGTCACAATCATCCAAATGAGAACTGAACTGATTCAAAACAGACTAATGCAATTTACCATGTATATGAATGGTTAATGAAGATACTAAAAAAGCCTGATGTTATGTTGGgaacatgattttgaaaatttctatttGGATTTCATTTGCTAAATAAATCGTAAAAATGAAATGCATACATTATGAATAAATTAGTTGGGTTCAATCTAATATATATTCAGAAAATATAAAAAGCATAAATATATTGAATTCCTAAATTCCTCAGGAAATTCCAATTCACTATTAAATGCACATCCAACAAATCCATGGATATGAGAATCATTAATGCAACATTTCTATATGTTATCACTTAATTTACAGTATTTTTGAAATCCAAGTTCCAAAATGCtacctaaaagaaaatttttgaaatcgaAGCGCAGAAGAGAGAGAATGGATGGGAGAAAAGTATCTTCTTCACTTCTTCGACTATGAAATCGAGAATAAGAGGTATTTAATATGGGGTTTAACTGCTGGTATTTTGATAAGAGCTGCTTCAGTTGTCTACCAGCGACCACCTGCTTTCCTGGAACAGAGTCCCAAGTTCAAGTTTCCTGGACTTGTGGACAAATAATCAAACTACGCATCATAGAAAAAATTTAGTCAACGTAACTTGTGCATCAATGGCAACTCGAAAAGTAAATAGTCCATCATAAATTATAAACGAGACTGTTCATTCATGTCAATCTTCCCTTTGTTTTACTGTTCCTTCACACAATTAGAACAAgaacaaattattattattattattagccaAATTAGCAACAAGACAGCTCTACTAGCAGGATTCAGATATCTGGAAACAGCTCAAAGTTTACTAAATTCTTTCCTACTAAATTTCTCCATCTCTTCTCTAAAATCAGCTATGGCACTCTCACGCAAGCTCACCAACACTTTAAATCCTTTATTCTTCCCTGTATTTGATGAAGCATAAGGCAGGAAAAAGCATGGCTCCATACTCCCAAGGAAATTGGTTGAAAGTGGCAACACTGTCATGGGACCTCCCCAACCAAAATCTACAGCCGAATGGCCCAAATGTCGCCAATCGGTGAACCCACTCACCCCTTTCCCAGCCGTGATGCCGTCTTCATAGTGCAGTTCTTGTAAGTCAATGAAAGAACGCACGTACTCGTCACTGGCATTGCTTTTGCTCTTCTTGATCAACTCTGCCGTTTTCCACAAAGGTTGCTCGATTAGGTCCTTGGCACTGACCTTGGCGTACATTGCAACGCAGCCGTTGCCCCAGTAGCCTGCAGGCAATGCTGGCTTTACCACTTTGCGGATGTTCATCAAATATGAAAACTTCACCGTCTCCTCGCCTGGAATCTTTGAGGCTTTCACCCTGTTTATATCAACAATGAAGACCAGGTCAAAAACACTTCCATTGCTTACACATTATGTGAATTTAATTACACCAAACTTTTTTAACTTACTTGGCTCGCCAAATATATGCACCTAAGATTTCAAAAGTGGTTAAACCCAGACCACTTTGTTCAAAAAGCAAAGCCTTGAGCTGGTCTAAGCATTCATCTTCCACATAAAAGCACTCCCTTTCAACATGTCCGATATCCTGTTTGTAAGGATTAAAACCTTTCTCCAAGCTTAGGAACTCAGGAACTGGGGCTTCAACTTTCGGTGGGTTTCTTGGACCCAACAGAGTGGATCGATCCCAAACCGGCTGATATTTTACTTTGTCCACCCCACGTGCGATATCAGCTGCCATACAGAAAAACTGGGTCGCACCAAGCCCATCGCATAAAGCATTGTGTATAGCCGCCCCAAGAGTAAACCCACCACATTTGAACACCGTTAGCTGTAAAGTACAGGGGTTGACCAACGTGTCTTCCGGGCTTGGGTCGGGAACCAGTTGTTCAGCCGAATTCATATCAGGGTCATCAAGGTGATTTACAGACTCCAATGTGCAGTCCACGCTGGCACTGACGAGCGGTAGGCTTTGATCCAACTCACAGAAAAGCTCATACCTACCGTTGCTGGAACGGCGGAGAGATCCAGCCAGAGGATAATAGTGGTGGAGAGCGGCGGAGATGGCGGAGGAGATGACCTGGAAAGGGTCACGACCTGTGGTGTCGCTGTTGACGTAAGCTCGCAGGTAACGGAAGGTGACGTTGAGGGAGTGGTCATTATCTAGGTGAGAGAGGGGGAGGGTGTGATCGTGGGTGAAAGGTGCGGTGGAGGGGCGGATGAGAGTAGTTTCTAAGACTTGGACCTTCATATTTTTTGGGTTTGTTAGGGGGAATTCCAGGGTTGGTGTTTAAAAGGGTGAGGGTTCGTCAAAAATGGTTGGTGTTGACTAGTGAAATTGAAGGCTTTGCCTCAAGGCTAAACAAACCTTATTTTTTGGGTTTGTTAGGGGGAATTCCAGGGTTGGTGTTTAAAAGGGTGAGGGTTGATCAAAAATGGTTGGTGTTGACTAGTGAAATTGAAGGCTTTGCCTCAAGGCTAAACAAACCTTTGCCTTTTAACTAATAATGCCTAAAAATCATCCCGGTTCAGTGTCCCTTCTTTGGATATTGACTAGTGGTGAACTGCCGTTATTGTCGTTATAGGAGTCACAAAGAAACAAGAAGTGGTGGCTAGGTCTACTGCTGAGGCTGAATATAGGAGTCTTGCTACGGTTACAAGTGAGGTTACATGGTTATTGTCGTTACTTCAAGAATTACAAGTTAAGTCGGTTGATACGTCAAATATTTGGTGTGATAGTTATGGTGCTGTTGCGGTTACTGCTAATCCTGTTCTACattcaaaattcaagcatattGAATTAGATTTGTTTTTTGTTCGTGAGAAGGTTGCTAGTGGTTCTATTGTGGTTGGTGAGGTTCCAGCTTGTGATCAAGTTGTTGATATTCTTACTAAACCTCTGTCTGTATCGATTTTTACTCGTTTTCAACATTTTCTTCGGGTTTTGCCTGTTGAGGAGATGGATGCATATTAGTATACCTTAAGATACTGTTAGATGGTTAGG containing:
- the LOC107904833 gene encoding nudix hydrolase 15, mitochondrial, which gives rise to MQHLLRVVPVIGVLNDRKAFKPTPNPAEVDAVFDAPLEMFIKDENRSAEEREWMGEKYLLHFFDYEIENKRYLIWGLTAGILIRAASVVYQRPPAFLEQSPKFKFPGLVDK
- the LOC107904832 gene encoding 3'-N-debenzoyl-2'-deoxytaxol N-benzoyltransferase, with the translated sequence MKVQVLETTLIRPSTAPFTHDHTLPLSHLDNDHSLNVTFRYLRAYVNSDTTGRDPFQVISSAISAALHHYYPLAGSLRRSSNGRYELFCELDQSLPLVSASVDCTLESVNHLDDPDMNSAEQLVPDPSPEDTLVNPCTLQLTVFKCGGFTLGAAIHNALCDGLGATQFFCMAADIARGVDKVKYQPVWDRSTLLGPRNPPKVEAPVPEFLSLEKGFNPYKQDIGHVERECFYVEDECLDQLKALLFEQSGLGLTTFEILGAYIWRAKVKASKIPGEETVKFSYLMNIRKVVKPALPAGYWGNGCVAMYAKVSAKDLIEQPLWKTAELIKKSKSNASDEYVRSFIDLQELHYEDGITAGKGVSGFTDWRHLGHSAVDFGWGGPMTVLPLSTNFLGSMEPCFFLPYASSNTGKNKGFKVLVSLRESAIADFREEMEKFSRKEFSKL